GTGATACTTGTTCAATAATGGATAGCGTTCTACGCATCTGCAAGTATGCTTAATCGTATGAAAACAGAACACCCGGATAACAAAAGTCAGTGTATTATTTTTATTGTTTCCGACTTACACTATTTTTGTCCACTTAATATCGAAGTGGATGGATGTACTTGAAATTTCCCAACGCAACCAACAAATAGCCTGGAATATCCTTGAAAAATCGCAAATGATCCGGCTATGGGAAAGTATTGGCGGCAAGGTAAATATCGTTGGCTCTTTAAAAACAGGCTTGTTGATACATAGAGACATTGATTTACATATCTATACAGAAAATCTATCCATCACAGATAGCTTTTTAGTGGTGGGAAAACTGGCCGAACAACTGGCTCTAAAAGATATTCAATATAAAAATCTCATCGATACGGAAGAAGAATGTATCGAATGGCATGCCATATACGAAGATGAAGAAGCCAATTCCTGGAAATTTGATATGATCCACATCCGTAAAAATTCCAGATATGACGGCGTCGTCGAAAAAGTAACCGATGCTATCATCCGTAAATTAACACCTGAAATACGTGAGGCTATTCTCCGCATAAAGTACGATATGCATGAAGATGAGATCATCCCGGGCATAGAAGTATATAAGGCTGTCTTTACAGGAAAAGTCCGAAGCTATCAGGAGTTCATGCAATGGCATAAAAAAAATCCATTGACAAACAGTCTGGAATGGATGCCTTAAATCGTACCTTTTATTTTTTCTATAACTGAAATAGCCCATGGATCGATTACAGGAGCATATAGACAAACAAATCCGGTTTAACGAGGGAAAAAACCTGTTTTATGAGACATTAGACGAAAGCATGAAATTTGCAGAATCGACCATCGACCTGATCCGGAATTTAGATAATATTCCCCGGGAAAATATAGAAATGCTGATTGATTACACTACTGAAAAAGTATTACAGGAATTTTGCCGGGTCAATCAATACCTATCATTTAAAGATGCTGATAAAAGCAATCTGAGGAAGATATATGTGCAATTATTCGAAGAGATTTGCCGAAAAAAAACTCCGATGGATGTTATTTCCCGGAATCATTATCAACATTTAAAAAGCTGGTTGCAAAAGACCAATTCTTTTTTACAGGATATTTACCGGGAAAAAGACCAGGCTTTGGAACCAGTTGTATGCTCAGAATATAGTGCAGACCTGCAGAAAAGTATTTTTTGCCTGGACCGGCATGTATTGTCAGCACCTATCCTGGATATTGGATGCGGAAAGGAGTGCCATCTGGTGAAAAGCCTGCGGAAAGAAGGATTGGAAACTTATGGGATAGACCGGTTTTCAAATGAATTACCTTATATAGAAAAGACAAACTGGCTGGAATATGATTATGGGAATCAAAAATGGGGGACAATCATCAGTCACCTGGGATTTTCGAATCATTTCATTCACCATCATCTGCGTAAAGATGGA
The genomic region above belongs to Bacteroidales bacterium and contains:
- a CDS encoding phosphoglycerate mutase family protein, with translation MDVLEISQRNQQIAWNILEKSQMIRLWESIGGKVNIVGSLKTGLLIHRDIDLHIYTENLSITDSFLVVGKLAEQLALKDIQYKNLIDTEEECIEWHAIYEDEEANSWKFDMIHIRKNSRYDGVVEKVTDAIIRKLTPEIREAILRIKYDMHEDEIIPGIEVYKAVFTGKVRSYQEFMQWHKKNPLTNSLEWMP